Proteins from a genomic interval of Alteromonas macleodii ATCC 27126:
- a CDS encoding PH domain-containing protein, producing MGLFDTIMGNASETSASDVQEELTPILAANETVTSAFKLVRDLSVFTNKRLILIDKQGLTGRKVNYHSIPYKSITQFIVETAGHFDTDAELKIWLSGKADPIEIELSASSAQAVQQNLATQMFS from the coding sequence ATGGGTTTATTTGATACCATCATGGGTAATGCAAGCGAGACTAGCGCTTCAGATGTTCAAGAAGAGCTTACGCCTATACTTGCTGCTAACGAAACCGTTACCTCTGCGTTTAAGCTAGTGCGCGATTTGAGCGTATTCACAAACAAGCGCCTAATCCTTATTGATAAGCAAGGCCTTACCGGGCGCAAAGTGAACTATCATTCAATACCTTATAAATCTATCACGCAGTTTATCGTTGAGACGGCAGGGCATTTTGATACTGACGCCGAGCTTAAAATTTGGCTGTCGGGCAAAGCCGATCCTATTGAGATTGAACTAAGTGCATCGTCTGCTCAGGCGGTACAGCAAAACCTAGCAACCCAGATGTTTAGCTAG
- a CDS encoding lactoylglutathione lyase family protein, with translation MTEAVKTPYPRTFSHIGISVPDLEAAVKFYTEVLGWYLIMKPTEIVEDDSAIGEMCTDVFGPGWGKFRIAHLSTGDRVGVEIFEFSNQENPENNFEYWKTGIFHFCVQDPDVEGLAEKIVAAGGKKRMKAPRYYYPGEKPYRMIYMEDPFGNILEIYSHSYELHYASGAYE, from the coding sequence ATGACTGAAGCAGTAAAAACACCATATCCACGTACGTTTTCTCATATTGGAATTTCAGTACCTGACTTAGAAGCTGCCGTGAAATTTTATACCGAAGTACTTGGCTGGTACCTCATCATGAAGCCAACAGAGATTGTTGAAGATGACTCGGCGATTGGCGAAATGTGTACCGATGTATTTGGTCCAGGTTGGGGAAAATTCCGCATTGCGCATCTATCAACAGGGGATCGTGTCGGCGTTGAAATCTTTGAGTTCAGCAACCAAGAGAACCCAGAAAACAACTTTGAATATTGGAAAACCGGTATCTTCCATTTCTGTGTTCAAGACCCAGATGTAGAAGGCTTGGCTGAGAAGATTGTCGCTGCTGGTGGTAAAAAGCGAATGAAGGCGCCGCGTTATTACTATCCGGGTGAAAAGCCTTACCGCATGATTTACATGGAAGACCCGTTTGGCAACATCCTTGAAATTTATAGCCACAGCTATGAGTTGCATTATGCAAGCGGCGCTTACGAATAA
- a CDS encoding putative bifunctional diguanylate cyclase/phosphodiesterase, whose product MLSKHNHRIYALPTVLFLFLTFLFVSAGVFIQNDERAARISKAQSVAEQVKISLEVFSSERIQALHNLMRNWPTFEPNQVDWFNAQALSLMGMQRGFSSLVFVDASGEIAWVATPSSGIKTRIDNSLIGHPMDALGISISRLSEDLESTLLYSDAAQHHFIVVGRAISPQEPEHGFLVAGFDVQTILTVMLGELVGPQFNFQLNAGSATLFQSGELVNDGTIVSLLPFSFLERDFYLSMQSQLSPYNAGLLIIMIGLLMSALVSYVLHKQLKGAVNLSLSQQRYLTASEASLDALLIYQPTDDDFSLVEANSYSRYLFRGACDVLRSMSLAEQTRYLGLSSEFKNAKNVAELGVPYEAHLAIHSDKIVPQWIKVQVVKAGDNIAVTVRDVTERFRAQHDLKRSEEKYRRLVDGMHRHFVYTKTIEHNFMYVSAGIEKILGFSAEDFCANESKYVRQVPDETFEIRQTIARGEKPEPYIVHYQGKVGEPLAIEFSDTPIVDEQGLLVAVEGIARDVTKELALQEEVYFQANHDQLTGLFNRYAFDEKLRAILDETHKAAGQQGESKALNHIDFEKVASINSPRAYHKQSVMCFIDMDRFKLVNDSCGHPAGDKLLKEISTIFRQYVNGQDLLARIGGDEFCIIFRNQSLDEVTKRLDKLLLAISNYRFVYDDKLFFVGASIGVIEINESTQSAEALIKAADNACYKAKHLGRNRYFVFHDNDSQMAIDDSENQVLHALHHALQNDGFELYSQAIMPLNVPNQEKAAQLQHYEILLRLHAKDSGLISPGLFIPLAERHGLMNKVDMWVVENTLKTLERNPAHIDTVGKVAINLSGITLGDEMALHKIAKRMQSTSVPAEKICFEITETTAVTNLSAAKHFISTLRDLGCSFALDDFGAGMSSFTYLKNLDVDYVKIDGSFVRNIVHDPIDHATVTAINNIAHSMGKQTVAEFVVDNATAEVLRELKVDFGQGFALDKPKPLAHRVQWRVKLASA is encoded by the coding sequence ATGTTAAGCAAACACAACCATCGTATTTACGCCTTACCTACGGTTTTGTTTCTTTTTCTCACCTTTTTATTTGTTTCTGCTGGTGTTTTTATTCAAAACGATGAACGCGCAGCACGTATTTCTAAAGCGCAGTCGGTTGCCGAGCAGGTAAAAATTAGTCTTGAAGTTTTCTCAAGCGAACGTATTCAAGCGCTGCACAACCTAATGCGAAACTGGCCCACCTTTGAGCCAAACCAAGTAGACTGGTTTAATGCGCAAGCCCTGTCATTGATGGGCATGCAGCGAGGCTTTTCATCGTTGGTATTTGTCGATGCGAGCGGTGAGATAGCGTGGGTGGCAACACCATCTTCCGGTATTAAAACCCGTATAGACAACAGCCTCATTGGCCATCCTATGGATGCGTTGGGAATCAGCATATCGCGTTTGTCCGAGGATTTGGAAAGCACGCTTTTGTATTCAGATGCCGCTCAACATCACTTTATCGTTGTGGGCAGGGCCATAAGCCCTCAAGAGCCTGAGCACGGATTTCTGGTGGCGGGGTTTGACGTACAAACCATATTAACCGTGATGTTAGGCGAGTTAGTAGGCCCACAGTTTAACTTTCAGCTAAACGCCGGCAGTGCAACGCTTTTTCAAAGCGGTGAGTTAGTCAACGATGGCACCATTGTGTCGCTTTTGCCGTTCAGTTTTTTAGAACGCGATTTTTACCTTTCCATGCAGTCTCAGCTAAGCCCATATAACGCTGGCTTGTTAATTATTATGATTGGACTGTTGATGTCAGCGCTAGTGAGCTATGTGCTGCACAAGCAGCTCAAAGGTGCGGTTAATTTGTCTTTAAGTCAGCAGCGTTACCTCACCGCTAGCGAAGCCTCCCTTGATGCGCTTCTTATTTATCAGCCAACAGATGACGACTTTTCTCTAGTAGAAGCAAACTCATACAGTCGCTACCTATTTCGCGGTGCATGCGATGTATTGCGGTCTATGAGCTTAGCCGAGCAAACGCGTTATTTAGGTTTAAGCAGTGAATTTAAAAACGCCAAAAACGTGGCTGAACTTGGCGTGCCTTATGAAGCTCACCTTGCCATTCATAGCGATAAGATTGTGCCTCAATGGATAAAAGTTCAGGTGGTAAAAGCCGGTGACAATATTGCGGTAACCGTAAGGGACGTGACCGAACGTTTTCGCGCCCAGCACGATTTAAAGCGTAGCGAAGAAAAGTATCGCCGCTTAGTTGACGGCATGCACCGCCACTTTGTTTACACCAAGACCATCGAGCACAACTTTATGTATGTGAGCGCGGGTATTGAAAAGATTTTAGGGTTTAGCGCAGAAGACTTCTGTGCAAACGAGTCGAAGTACGTTCGCCAAGTACCGGACGAGACGTTTGAGATACGTCAAACCATTGCCCGTGGCGAAAAGCCCGAGCCTTATATTGTGCATTATCAAGGAAAGGTCGGCGAGCCGTTAGCGATTGAATTTTCAGACACGCCCATTGTCGACGAGCAAGGGCTACTGGTTGCCGTTGAAGGCATAGCACGTGATGTAACCAAAGAGCTGGCGCTGCAGGAAGAAGTGTATTTTCAAGCTAACCATGACCAGTTAACCGGGCTGTTTAATCGCTATGCATTTGATGAGAAACTGCGAGCGATCCTTGATGAAACGCATAAAGCGGCTGGTCAGCAGGGCGAGAGCAAGGCTTTAAACCACATTGATTTTGAAAAAGTGGCGAGTATCAATTCGCCTCGCGCTTACCACAAGCAAAGCGTGATGTGCTTTATCGATATGGATCGATTCAAGTTAGTAAACGACAGCTGTGGTCATCCAGCCGGCGATAAGCTGCTAAAAGAAATCTCTACCATATTTAGGCAATACGTGAATGGGCAAGATCTGCTTGCCCGAATAGGGGGAGACGAGTTCTGCATTATATTTCGCAATCAAAGTTTGGATGAGGTGACCAAGCGCCTAGACAAGCTTTTATTGGCGATTTCAAATTATCGTTTTGTTTATGACGACAAGTTGTTCTTTGTGGGGGCAAGCATTGGCGTTATCGAAATAAACGAGAGTACACAAAGTGCAGAAGCGTTAATTAAAGCTGCTGACAACGCGTGTTACAAAGCCAAACACTTGGGTCGAAACCGTTACTTTGTGTTTCATGATAATGACTCGCAAATGGCCATTGATGACAGTGAAAATCAGGTGTTACATGCCTTGCATCACGCATTACAAAACGACGGGTTTGAGTTGTATAGCCAAGCTATCATGCCGCTTAACGTGCCCAATCAAGAAAAGGCCGCCCAACTTCAGCATTACGAGATTTTGCTTCGTCTACATGCAAAAGACAGTGGCCTTATAAGCCCGGGGCTTTTCATCCCGTTGGCAGAACGTCACGGTTTAATGAACAAAGTGGATATGTGGGTGGTAGAGAACACCCTTAAAACCCTTGAACGTAATCCTGCTCATATCGATACCGTGGGCAAAGTCGCGATTAATTTATCGGGTATTACACTAGGTGATGAAATGGCGCTGCATAAGATTGCCAAGCGTATGCAAAGTACTTCTGTACCTGCTGAGAAAATTTGTTTTGAGATTACAGAAACAACAGCGGTAACTAACTTAAGCGCTGCTAAACATTTCATTTCTACGCTACGCGATTTGGGGTGTAGCTTTGCCTTAGACGACTTTGGTGCAGGTATGTCCTCGTTCACCTACCTGAAAAACCTAGATGTTGATTACGTTAAGATCGACGGCTCCTTTGTGCGAAATATCGTTCACGATCCTATCGATCATGCTACAGTAACTGCGATAAATAATATCGCGCACAGTATGGGTAAACAGACTGTGGCCGAGTTTGTGGTCGATAACGCGACCGCCGAGGTTTTACGAGAGCTTAAAGTAGATTTCGGTCAAGGCTTTGCTTTGGATAAACCCAAGCCACTGGCGCATAGAGTTCAATGGCGAGTTAAACTTGCCTCTGCCTAA
- a CDS encoding class II glutamine amidotransferase, which produces MCELLGMSANTPTDLCFSFTGLTRRGGETGPHKDGWGVAFYEGKGVRMFHDPEPCATSPIADFVSKLPIKSKNAICHIRQANVGNINLANTHPFTRELWGRYWVFAHNGQLPNFSRRTGVYEAVGDTDSEELFCDIMNNVRQNLPRDAMPEQLAETLVSLAKEYAQQGVFNCLLSNGDWLFTFCSTKLASITRRAPFGPACLSDVEVEIDFAAETTPKDVVSIIATEPLTNDEQWDIYERGEWKLWQEGEVIASGKVDVPEHKKEADMVAPDPSLHD; this is translated from the coding sequence GTGTGTGAACTTTTAGGCATGAGTGCGAACACTCCTACTGACCTATGTTTTAGTTTTACCGGGCTGACTCGCCGCGGTGGTGAAACAGGGCCGCATAAAGACGGCTGGGGCGTTGCTTTTTATGAAGGGAAGGGCGTGCGTATGTTTCACGATCCCGAGCCTTGCGCCACATCACCCATCGCAGACTTTGTTTCGAAGTTGCCTATAAAAAGCAAGAATGCGATTTGCCATATTCGTCAGGCTAATGTGGGTAACATTAACTTAGCTAACACGCATCCCTTTACTCGCGAACTGTGGGGGCGATACTGGGTGTTTGCGCACAACGGACAACTACCTAATTTCTCGCGCCGGACGGGTGTTTACGAAGCAGTTGGGGATACCGATAGCGAAGAGCTTTTCTGCGATATTATGAATAATGTTAGGCAAAATCTCCCCCGAGACGCTATGCCTGAGCAGTTAGCTGAAACGTTAGTTTCACTTGCAAAGGAGTACGCTCAGCAAGGTGTATTCAATTGCTTGCTGAGCAATGGCGACTGGCTATTTACCTTCTGTAGTACAAAGTTAGCTAGCATTACCCGCAGAGCGCCTTTCGGCCCCGCTTGTTTAAGTGATGTAGAGGTGGAAATTGATTTTGCAGCTGAAACCACGCCAAAAGATGTGGTGAGTATTATTGCTACCGAACCGCTAACCAACGACGAGCAATGGGATATCTACGAACGGGGTGAGTGGAAGCTATGGCAGGAAGGCGAAGTCATAGCCTCGGGTAAAGTGGATGTCCCTGAACACAAAAAAGAAGCCGATATGGTTGCACCAGATCCATCGCTTCACGACTAA
- a CDS encoding LysR family transcriptional regulator, which yields MINPIWLDTFITLVETGNFTRTAEQRFMTQPGVSQHLKKLEEACQCELVIRLGKGIQLTEQGQRVYHYAKEQQEKEQDFIASLKFDAPFEGKCVVACSGAIAQRIYPALLALQKQHSALNIHVEVAPRRTILSGIANNTLELGIVTNQPESEDIHSEYLGEEALGLILPRSLPDALAAQVPGLSENAQGFISGSGSGSGSGSVAKVASVSGKAKSKTDDGRIIEAVIKHLGLINHPDAMHYLQRYFNDCGEAELANVNPNKLTHTGYINQLSQILLPVSEGLGYTVLPTSTLDFVSFADKLTVYKAKNEVTEPLYSVQTPHSALPARYQVVKQAITQVLG from the coding sequence ATGATAAACCCTATTTGGCTAGACACCTTTATCACGTTAGTAGAAACGGGGAATTTTACGCGCACCGCAGAGCAACGGTTTATGACGCAGCCGGGCGTAAGTCAGCACCTTAAGAAACTGGAAGAGGCATGTCAGTGTGAACTAGTCATCCGTTTAGGCAAGGGGATTCAGCTAACTGAACAGGGCCAGCGTGTGTACCACTATGCCAAGGAGCAGCAGGAAAAAGAGCAAGATTTTATTGCCAGCTTAAAGTTTGACGCCCCTTTTGAAGGTAAGTGTGTAGTGGCCTGCTCGGGTGCGATTGCTCAGCGTATTTACCCTGCTCTGCTGGCACTGCAAAAACAGCATAGCGCGCTTAATATTCACGTGGAAGTCGCACCTCGTCGTACTATTTTGTCAGGCATTGCGAACAATACGCTGGAGCTTGGCATTGTGACAAACCAGCCAGAGAGCGAAGATATACATAGTGAGTATTTAGGCGAAGAAGCATTGGGGCTTATTCTACCGCGTAGCCTACCTGACGCGCTTGCTGCGCAGGTTCCTGGGTTATCTGAAAACGCGCAGGGTTTTATTTCGGGTTCGGGTTCGGGTTCGGGTTCGGGTTCGGTAGCAAAAGTAGCAAGCGTATCTGGAAAAGCAAAGAGTAAAACTGATGATGGTAGAATAATAGAAGCCGTCATCAAGCATCTAGGGCTTATTAATCACCCTGATGCCATGCACTACTTGCAGCGCTATTTTAACGATTGCGGAGAAGCTGAGTTAGCTAACGTTAATCCAAATAAGCTGACTCATACCGGCTACATCAACCAACTTTCGCAAATTCTACTGCCGGTAAGCGAAGGGTTGGGTTACACCGTGCTGCCCACCAGCACACTAGACTTTGTGTCTTTTGCCGACAAACTTACCGTCTACAAAGCTAAAAATGAAGTAACCGAGCCCCTATACAGTGTTCAAACACCCCACAGCGCTCTACCCGCCCGCTACCAAGTAGTGAAACAAGCCATCACCCAAGTATTGGGTTAA
- a CDS encoding amidohydrolase: MNSTLSALTFKKHSLSKLLTAIFITAATLGAITTTLTVDAATLVENVKGYTLNESGKLITFKNLVIDEGKVVALDIDKGTTPVDSTIDGKGKVMLPGLIDAHGHLLGLGANLLEVDLRESSSAQDAAKTVAEYAFANGQQAWITGRGWNQELWSDRAFPTAADLDKVISDRPVALARVDSHATWVNSKAMEIAGITKNTPSPAGGEIIKDADGNPTGVFIDNASQLIEAHLPKASNAIYEQQLHAAGEHLLANGVTSMHDAGIDRDVYDFYLKEAVEGDLPVRIYAMVSATDPDLSTILGNGTIRDKDDFLYIRSVKAYGDGALGSRGAALLEPYSDAPHQHGLLLTQPEDMTQLFTTVIGAGFQLNYHAIGDKANHVALNEFEATFKSIGGSELRNRIEHAQVIAPDDLARFASLKVLPSMQPTHATSDKNMAEDRLGKDRMKGAYAWKTLLDSGIALPLGSDFPVELANPFYGLHAAVTRQDRNNQPVKGWYAHEALTIEQAFKGFTLDAAYSGHMEDTLGTLTPGKWADFILVDQDIFTIDAKDIWKTEVHATYVAGEEVFSK; this comes from the coding sequence ATGAACTCTACATTGTCGGCACTGACATTTAAAAAGCACTCGCTTTCAAAGTTACTAACCGCAATCTTTATAACGGCGGCAACGTTAGGCGCTATAACCACCACGCTTACGGTAGATGCTGCAACGCTTGTTGAGAACGTAAAAGGCTATACGTTAAATGAAAGTGGCAAACTCATTACGTTTAAAAACCTTGTCATTGATGAAGGCAAAGTGGTTGCATTAGATATCGACAAAGGCACCACGCCTGTCGACAGCACCATTGATGGCAAAGGCAAAGTTATGCTGCCCGGGCTTATCGACGCTCACGGGCATTTACTAGGCTTAGGCGCAAACTTGTTGGAAGTCGATTTGCGAGAAAGTAGCAGTGCACAAGACGCGGCCAAGACAGTTGCCGAATACGCCTTTGCAAATGGACAACAAGCTTGGATTACCGGGCGCGGTTGGAACCAGGAATTGTGGTCTGACAGAGCGTTTCCAACAGCGGCTGATCTAGATAAAGTCATTTCTGACCGACCTGTGGCACTAGCTCGCGTAGACAGCCACGCTACCTGGGTGAACAGTAAAGCGATGGAAATTGCGGGTATAACTAAAAACACCCCATCGCCTGCAGGGGGCGAAATCATTAAAGACGCCGACGGTAATCCTACCGGTGTTTTTATTGATAATGCATCGCAACTAATTGAAGCGCATTTGCCTAAAGCAAGCAACGCTATTTACGAGCAGCAATTACATGCAGCAGGTGAGCACTTACTAGCAAATGGTGTTACGTCAATGCACGATGCTGGCATAGACAGAGACGTTTACGATTTCTATTTAAAAGAAGCGGTAGAAGGTGACTTGCCTGTGCGTATTTATGCCATGGTGAGTGCGACAGACCCTGACCTCAGCACCATTCTAGGCAACGGCACCATTCGCGACAAAGACGATTTCTTATATATTCGTTCGGTTAAAGCCTATGGCGATGGCGCATTAGGTAGCCGAGGCGCTGCATTGCTTGAACCTTATTCAGATGCGCCGCATCAACATGGTTTACTGTTAACTCAACCAGAAGACATGACCCAACTGTTTACCACAGTTATCGGTGCAGGCTTTCAGCTTAACTACCATGCTATTGGCGATAAAGCTAACCATGTTGCACTGAACGAGTTTGAAGCAACGTTTAAGAGTATTGGCGGCAGTGAACTGCGAAACCGCATTGAGCATGCACAGGTGATTGCGCCAGATGACCTAGCTCGCTTTGCTTCGCTAAAGGTTTTACCTTCCATGCAGCCAACTCATGCCACCAGCGATAAAAACATGGCGGAAGATCGCCTAGGCAAAGATCGTATGAAAGGCGCTTACGCATGGAAAACACTTCTCGATTCGGGTATTGCACTGCCTTTAGGCTCTGATTTCCCCGTTGAGCTTGCTAACCCGTTTTACGGCCTTCACGCTGCGGTTACGCGCCAAGACAGAAACAATCAGCCCGTAAAAGGCTGGTATGCCCACGAAGCGTTAACCATTGAACAAGCCTTCAAAGGGTTTACGTTAGATGCAGCCTATTCAGGGCACATGGAAGATACCTTAGGCACACTAACGCCTGGGAAATGGGCAGACTTTATCTTGGTAGACCAAGATATTTTTACCATTGATGCCAAAGACATTTGGAAAACCGAAGTACACGCTACTTATGTGGCTGGAGAAGAAGTTTTTTCTAAATGA
- a CDS encoding MBL fold metallo-hydrolase yields the protein MEIQVIPVTPFAQNCSLIWDSSTNKGAFVDPGGDVETLIEAATNKGVSIEKIILTHGHLDHVGGTVAIAEHYGVPIVGPHIGDKFWLDALMQQSQMFGFPPAQPFAPNEWLNDNDTISVGNLTLEVLHCPGHTPGHVVLVERSSNRVIVGDVIFAGSIGRTDFPQGNHQQLIDSIKQKIMVLPDNMTIYPGHGPTTTVATEKATNPYVSGRFG from the coding sequence GTGGAAATTCAAGTTATACCCGTTACGCCCTTTGCCCAAAACTGTTCATTAATTTGGGATTCATCCACTAACAAAGGCGCGTTTGTCGACCCAGGTGGCGACGTTGAAACGTTAATTGAAGCTGCTACAAATAAAGGCGTGAGTATAGAGAAAATTATACTCACACATGGGCACTTAGATCATGTAGGTGGTACCGTCGCCATCGCAGAACATTACGGTGTCCCCATTGTAGGGCCGCATATTGGCGATAAATTCTGGTTAGATGCGCTTATGCAGCAAAGCCAGATGTTTGGCTTTCCACCCGCCCAGCCTTTTGCTCCCAACGAGTGGTTAAACGACAACGATACCATTTCAGTGGGCAATTTAACGCTAGAAGTGCTGCATTGCCCGGGTCATACACCTGGTCATGTGGTGCTGGTAGAACGCTCAAGTAATCGCGTTATTGTGGGTGATGTAATTTTCGCAGGCTCTATTGGCAGAACTGATTTCCCACAAGGTAATCATCAGCAATTAATCGACTCGATTAAACAGAAAATTATGGTGCTGCCGGATAATATGACGATTTACCCGGGTCATGGGCCAACCACTACGGTTGCAACCGAAAAGGCCACGAATCCTTATGTGTCTGGCAGGTTCGGTTAG
- a CDS encoding serine/threonine dehydratase produces the protein MSISPNFEDIKQAYERIKGDVKKTPIVESSLLNKWMGNRILFKAECLQTIGAFKIRGAMNFLARLKEEGRLPKHVVANSSGNHAQAVAYAASHFGIKATIFASETISPIKAAATQSYGAELKLFPTRPEADAAVEQASKAPDTVWIPPFNHKDIVAGQGTATLEALNEIGEVDAVFAPCGGGGLLSGSLLATRALQPNALVIGAEPAEANDASMSLQAGEIIALDYAPNTLADGAATPSVGDVTFPILQEIDDFYEVDELQIAYWTQWLHHLLKLHIEPTCAMTMAAVAAWAANTPPGQTALVILSGGNISQSSMAKIWERDFLLQPPILDLDDEDEFEDTERVEA, from the coding sequence ATGAGTATTTCCCCAAATTTCGAAGACATTAAACAAGCCTATGAACGTATAAAAGGCGACGTAAAGAAAACGCCGATTGTTGAATCTTCGTTGCTCAACAAATGGATGGGCAACCGCATTCTGTTTAAAGCGGAGTGCTTACAGACCATCGGGGCATTCAAAATTCGCGGGGCTATGAATTTTTTAGCCCGCTTGAAAGAGGAAGGTCGTTTACCGAAGCATGTGGTCGCCAATAGTTCTGGAAATCATGCTCAGGCAGTAGCCTATGCAGCGTCTCACTTTGGTATTAAGGCCACTATTTTTGCGAGCGAGACCATTTCGCCGATTAAAGCTGCCGCTACGCAAAGCTATGGTGCTGAATTAAAACTATTTCCTACCCGTCCAGAAGCAGATGCGGCTGTCGAGCAAGCGTCAAAAGCACCAGACACGGTCTGGATACCGCCGTTTAACCACAAAGATATTGTGGCAGGACAAGGCACGGCAACGTTAGAAGCGCTTAACGAAATTGGTGAGGTGGATGCTGTCTTTGCGCCGTGTGGTGGCGGAGGGTTATTGTCGGGCTCATTACTGGCAACTCGCGCACTACAGCCAAATGCATTGGTCATTGGCGCTGAGCCCGCCGAAGCGAATGATGCCTCTATGTCTTTGCAAGCTGGTGAGATCATTGCTTTAGACTATGCTCCAAATACCTTGGCAGACGGTGCTGCCACGCCTTCTGTTGGCGATGTAACGTTTCCTATACTGCAAGAAATAGATGATTTCTACGAAGTGGATGAGCTGCAAATTGCTTATTGGACCCAATGGCTACATCATTTACTAAAGCTTCATATTGAGCCCACGTGCGCGATGACCATGGCTGCAGTAGCGGCTTGGGCTGCCAACACTCCACCTGGGCAAACCGCTCTTGTTATATTGAGTGGTGGCAACATTAGCCAGTCGAGTATGGCTAAGATTTGGGAGAGAGATTTTTTGCTGCAGCCTCCCATTCTTGACCTTGATGACGAAGACGAATTTGAAGACACCGAGCGTGTCGAGGCATAG
- a CDS encoding APC family permease, with amino-acid sequence MSSESKSLLTKGIGGIGAALLVLNGLIGAGIFALPAKMAAELGAFSPYIFLIFGALMLAIVWCFGQLAALYQETGGPVVYAQKGFGDAAAFQTGFIYYLARATAIAANMHVLLLYAGYVWPELNAGIGKSFAIIALTTALIIVNIVGLKAAMRSLDAISVLKLLPFVALIAVGYWQLDFSTALVRSSETVVPAFDTISAGALLTLYAFIGFETVVVTSGETSSPKKTIPRALMLTVSGIAIFYFCVQWLYWHTVGPAKPDSAPLIALANMIFGETGALIMTLTAVVSVAGNLLANMISTSRLTFSMAQQSLIPGKLGQKLGEIHTSFATPAVSISILGIFAGTMALSGSFVWLAISSVLARLVVYAVCVVVLMKAQRASLQGATLQSASSQSSMQQDNSENDAYFNGSAGAFASPVNLFRRLIPFVALAVCAWSIAQSSTNAWLFLLGELVVGALLYFFYFAPSNKESKG; translated from the coding sequence ATGAGCAGTGAGAGCAAGAGCCTGTTAACCAAAGGGATTGGCGGCATTGGCGCTGCCCTCTTGGTGTTGAATGGCCTTATTGGGGCGGGCATTTTCGCTCTGCCCGCTAAAATGGCCGCTGAGCTTGGCGCTTTCAGCCCTTACATCTTTTTGATTTTTGGCGCACTTATGCTGGCCATAGTGTGGTGTTTTGGGCAGCTAGCGGCGCTGTACCAAGAGACCGGTGGACCTGTGGTGTACGCCCAGAAAGGCTTTGGCGACGCAGCGGCGTTTCAAACTGGCTTTATTTACTACTTGGCTCGCGCAACGGCGATTGCCGCCAACATGCACGTGTTATTGCTATACGCCGGCTATGTGTGGCCCGAACTGAATGCGGGAATAGGCAAATCATTCGCTATTATCGCGCTTACCACAGCACTAATCATAGTGAATATTGTCGGCCTTAAGGCCGCCATGCGTTCACTTGATGCTATCTCGGTGCTAAAACTGCTGCCTTTCGTGGCGCTTATTGCGGTTGGTTACTGGCAGCTCGATTTTTCTACTGCGTTAGTGCGTTCTTCGGAAACCGTTGTGCCTGCATTTGACACCATCTCTGCTGGTGCCCTACTTACGCTTTACGCTTTTATTGGTTTTGAAACGGTAGTGGTCACGAGCGGCGAGACCAGTTCGCCGAAAAAGACCATACCTCGGGCTTTAATGCTTACAGTTTCAGGTATCGCCATATTTTACTTTTGCGTGCAGTGGCTTTATTGGCACACCGTGGGGCCTGCAAAACCTGATAGCGCACCGCTAATTGCACTCGCCAATATGATATTTGGCGAAACCGGGGCCCTCATAATGACGCTTACCGCCGTAGTGTCGGTTGCCGGTAACTTGTTAGCGAATATGATATCTACGTCTCGACTTACGTTCTCTATGGCCCAGCAGTCACTTATTCCAGGTAAACTGGGACAGAAGTTAGGTGAGATTCACACATCCTTTGCTACCCCAGCAGTTTCCATATCAATACTGGGAATATTTGCCGGTACTATGGCGCTGAGCGGCAGCTTTGTGTGGTTAGCTATTTCAAGCGTGCTTGCCCGGCTTGTGGTTTACGCCGTGTGTGTAGTGGTGTTGATGAAAGCACAGCGGGCTTCATTGCAAGGTGCTACCTTGCAGAGCGCTTCTTCACAAAGCAGCATGCAGCAAGATAATTCTGAGAATGACGCTTATTTTAACGGCTCTGCAGGCGCATTTGCCAGCCCTGTAAACCTGTTTCGACGTCTGATACCCTTTGTCGCACTAGCGGTTTGCGCATGGTCTATTGCACAGTCGTCAACCAACGCGTGGCTATTTTTACTGGGTGAATTAGTGGTTGGCGCACTGCTTTACTTTTTTTATTTCGCTCCAAGCAACAAAGAATCAAAAGGTTAA